CAGTTCTTGAGGCCAACGGACACCCCGGCGAGGTCGTGGTCCTTGAGCACGCCGACGTTGATCAGCGCCGTGAACTCCTCCGCCAGGACCCGCGCGAAGCAGGATCCCCCCGCCCCCCACTCCCTAGGGCTCTTCTCGTAGTCGTCGTTGGTGCCGAGGCAGCGGATCCCGCGCCCGTCCCGCTGGATCGTGTATCCCGCCTTGATCAGCTCCCGGTCCGTGCGCTCCCAGATCACGACGTTCCGAGGCGGCACTCCAGCGGTGACCAGCCATTGCGCGAGGAGCCCGACCAGCTTGGGGTCCGGCGAGAGCCCCTTCCCCGCGATGCAGTTGACCTTGATCCCGACCACGTCCTTCGGCTCGAACAGGCGGCGCATCGCCTCCACCGGCCCGCGTTCGCCGACGGCTCGCGCCACCGACTTGCCCAGCGCGTCCTCGAGCTTCGACGCGTCGGGGACTCCCTTGTCCCCGAGGATCCCGTCGCGCATTCCGCGCGCCACGAGGCCTTTCTTGGCCGCGATGGGCGCGCGCGGCGCGCCCGCCTCCCCGGCCGCGACCACCGGTTTCGCCGCAAG
This portion of the Terriglobia bacterium genome encodes:
- a CDS encoding DUF362 domain-containing protein, whose translation is MIDEERRKLMRALVAGALGLAAKPVVAAGEAGAPRAPIAAKKGLVARGMRDGILGDKGVPDASKLEDALGKSVARAVGERGPVEAMRRLFEPKDVVGIKVNCIAGKGLSPDPKLVGLLAQWLVTAGVPPRNVVIWERTDRELIKAGYTIQRDGRGIRCLGTNDDYEKSPREWGAGGSCFARVLAEEFTALINVGVLKDHDLAGVSVGLKNWYGAIHNPNKHHDDGCNPYVASLAAFPLIRDKLRLTVIDAMAPQCHGGPARVPRWSWPYHAVLASTDPVAIDALGSSVIEARRKEVGLESLAKEKREPRYIAEAAKLGLGESDLSRIRVEDV